From one Pieris brassicae chromosome 5, ilPieBrab1.1, whole genome shotgun sequence genomic stretch:
- the LOC123710068 gene encoding enolase — protein MPITSIKARQIFDSRGNPTVEVDLVTELGLFRAAVPSGASTGVHEALELRDNVKGEYHGKGVLTAIKNINDIIAPELLKQSFNETQQKEIDQFMIKLDGTENKSKFGANAILGVSLAVAKAGAAKKGVPLYKHIADLAGNKDIVLPVPAFNVINGGSHAGNKLAMQEFMILPTGASSFSEAMRMGSEIYHHLKKIIKEKFGLDSTAVGDEGGFAPNIQNNKDALYLIQDAIQQAGYTGKIEIGMDVAASEFFKNATYDLDFKNPKSNPADYLSSEKLADVYLDFIKDFPMVSIEDPFDQDDWSAWSNFTARTSIQIVGDDLTVTNPKRIATAVEKKACNCLLLKVNQIGSVTESIDAHLLAKTNAWGTMVSHRSGETEDTFIADLVVGLSTGQIKTGAPCRSERLAKYNQILRIEEELGAQAKYAGKNFRRPV, from the exons ATGCCAATCACTTCGATTAAAGCTCGTCAGATCTTCGACTCTCGCGGCAACCCCACAGTTGAGGTTGATCTA GTGACTGAGCTGGGGCTTTTCCGAGCGGCTGTACCGTCTGGTGCGTCAACGGGTGTCCATGAAGCCCTTGAGTTAAGAGACAATGTGAAGGGTGAATACCATGGGAAAGGGGTTCTGACTGCAATTAAGAACATTAATGACATAATTGCACCTGAATTGCTTAAACAAAGCTTTAATGAGACCCAGCAAAAGGAG attgaTCAGTTCATGATCAAGCTTGATGGCACTGAGAATAAGTCTAAATTTGGTGCAAATGCCATCTTGGGTGTGTCTCTGGCTGTAGCTAAGGCTGGTGCTGCTAAAAAGGGTGTTCCTCTTTACAAGCACATAGCTGATTTGGCTGGAAACAAAGACATTGTTCTTCCAGTCCCTGCATTTAATGTCATTAATGGTGGATCACATGCTGGAAACAAACTCGCAATGCAGGAGTTCATGATTTTGCCCACtg GTGCATCATCTTTTAGTGAGGCCATGCGTATGGGTTCAGAAATCTACCACCATCTAAAGAAAATCATCAAAGAAAAATTTGGCTTAGACTCAACTGCTGTGGGTGATGAGGGTGGTTTTGCCCCTAACATTCAGAACAACAAGGATGCTTTGTACCTTATTCAAGATGCTATTCAGCAGGCAGGCTACACTGGAaag ATTGAAATTGGTATGGATGTAGCAGCATCAGAATTTTTCAAGAATGCAACATATGATCTTGATTTTAAGAATCCCAAGTCAAACCCTGCTGACTACCTCTCGTCAGAAAAATTAGCCGATGTATACCTTGACTTCATCAAGGACTTCCCTATGGTCTCTATTGAAGACCCCTTTGACCAAGATGACTGGTCGGCTTGGAGTAACTTCACTGCCCGTACATCAATCCAGATTGTTGGAGATGATCTTACA GTAACAAACCCAAAACGCATTGCAACTGCTGTAGAAAAGAAAGCCTGTAACTGTCTTCTCCTGAAGGTCAATCAAATTGGTAGTGTCACCGAATCCATTGATGCTCACTTGCTGGCCAAGACCAATGCATGGGGCACAATGGTTTCACATAG GTCTGGAGAGACTGAAGACACTTTTATTGCTGATCTTGTTGTTGGTCTTTCTACTGGCCAGATCAAGACAGGTGCTCCATGCAGATCTGAGCGTTTGGCCAAGTATAACCAGATTCTTCGTATCGAGGAGGAACTTGGTGCACAAGCCAAGTATGCTGGCAAGAACTTCCGCAGACCGGTCTAA
- the LOC123710067 gene encoding 26S proteasome non-ATPase regulatory subunit 2, translating to MTAKNKQEEAKKEKTEPVAAPNDDLSEEDKRLQEELNMLVEKLVGNEVDLYFPALQMLSNLIRTSTTSMTSVPKPLKFLREHYPTLKEVYEKIVDPKTKKFCADVVSVLAMGVSGTLDVAEKRECLKYCLLGTMANVGEWGHEYVRQLEGEISEEWNVENMDSLLPLVRDVIAFDMKHSAEIQACDLLMEIDRLDLLTQHMDQSNYPRVCLYLIGCASYVVEPESTQILQGVLETYLKFGEYPRALLVAMQLHDKAKCEEVFNSCNDMLVKKQLCYMLARQYVPLDLDDEDLRTILLNAHINDHFLSLGRELDIMEPKTPEEVYKTWLESAGSALRPSLLADHPVDSARQNLSATFVNAFVNAGFGRDKLVTTEDGNKWMYKNKDHGMLSAAASLGMIHLWDVDGGLTPIDKYLYTADEHIKAGALLALGLVNCGVRNECDPALALLSDYVLHSSANLRIGSVLGLGIAYAGTQREDVLSHLLPVLSDSAAPPEICALAALSCGLIAVGSCNGDVTCAIIQRLIDDNKDLHSSTYARFLHLGLGLCFLGCKERTEATMAALEVLPEPQQSLCQTTLSMCAYAGTGDVLVVQQMLHICSKHYETDNEQASTEDTAFKKQDKKENKESTSSGSGSASSSKDDKNKSKSKDSKSKEKEKEREANKELSSVQAVATLGVAVIAFAEETGAEMCTRIFGQLGRYGEPAVRRAVPLAIALCSVSNPQLSVIDVLNKYSHDSDNDVAYNAIFAMGLVGAGTNNARLATMLRALALYHSKSPVHLFMVRLAQGLCHAGKGTVTLSPAHADRRLVNQPALAGLLVVLTALLDCKNIILGKSHYLLFVLATAMQPRWLVTLDENLQPLNVSVRVGQAVDVIGKAGTPKTIAGSHTHTTPVLLSFGERAELATDEYIPLSPVMEGFVILKKNEDSIMASVQ from the exons atgactgcTAAGAATAAACAAGAAGAAGCAAAAAAGGAAAAGACTGAACCTGTAGCTGCTCCTAATGATGATTTA tcGGAAGAAGACAAACGTCTCCAAGAGGAACTCAATATGCTTGTGGAAAAACTTGtg GGAAATGAAGTTGACTTATATTTTCCTGCTTTACAAATGTTGAGTAATCTAATACGTACATCAACTACTTCAATGACTTCTGTACCTAAACCCTTAAAGTTTTTGAGAGAACATTACCCAACATTAAAAGAAGTCTATGAAAAGATAGTGGAtcctaaaactaaaaaattttGTGCTGATGTGGTATCAGTATTAGCAATGGGTGTCAGTGGAACTCTT gATGTTGCAGAGAAGAGGGAATGTCTCAAGTATTGTTTACTAGGAACAATGGCTAATGTTGGAGAATGGGGGCATGAATATGTTAG GCAACTTGAAGGGGAAATATCTGAGGAATGGAATGTAGAAAATATGGACAGTTTGTTACCTCTGGTCCGAGATGTAATTGCTTTTGATATGAAACACTCAGCTGAAATTCAGGCCTGTGATTTACTAATGGAAATTGATCGATTAGATCTGCTCACACAACACATGGATCAAAGCAACTACCCTCGAGTTTGCTTATATTTGATTGG atGTGCAAGTTATGTAGTTGAACCTGAGTCTACTCAAATACTCCAAGGAGTGCTGGAAACATATTTGAAGTTTGGAGAGTACCCAAGAGCCTTATTGGTTGCTATGCAATTGCATGATAAGGCCAAATGTGAGGAAGTTTTTAATTCCTGTAATGACAT gTTGgtcaaaaaacaattatgctACATGCTTGCTCGGCAGTATGTACCTTTAGACTTGGATGATGAAGACTTAAGAACAATCCTACTCAATGCCCACATCAATGATCACTTTCTGAGTTTGGGAAGGGAG cttGATATCATGGAACCAAAAACACCAGAAGAGGTGTACAAAACTTGGTTGGAATCGGCTGGATCTGCTCTCAGACCATCACTACTAGCTGACCACCCTGTTGACTCAGCTCGTCAGAACTTATCTGCAACATTTGTCAATGCATTTGTTAATGCTGGGTTTGGCAGAGATAAGTTGGTTACCACTGAGGATGGTAATAAGTGGATGTACAAGAACAAAGACCATG GAATGTTATCAGCCGCAGCATCTCTAGGCATGATCCATTTATGGGATGTAGATGGTGGTTTAACTCCAATAGACAAATACCTATACACAGCTGATGAACACATTAAAGCCGGAGCCCTTCTCGCTCTTGGCTTAGTAAATTGTGGAGTTAGGAATGAGTGTGATCCAGCACTAGCTCTGTTGTCTGATTATGTCCTTCACTCTAGTGCTAACTTGAGAATCGGCAGTGTTTTAG GTTTGGGCATAGCGTACGCTGGAACTCAGCGCGAGGACGTCTTGTCtcatttattgccagttctaaGCGATTCCGCGGCGCCGCCTGAAATCTGTGCACTCGCAGCGCTTTCTTGTGGTCTCATCGCTGTTGGGTCGTGTAATGGTGAT GTAACCTGTGCAATCATTCAACGTCTAATCGATGACAATAAAGATCTTCACTCGTCAACCTATGCGCGCTTTCTGCATTTAGGCCTCGGCCTATGCTTTTTGG GTTGCAAAGAGCGTACAGAAGCCACAATGGCGGCATTAGAGGTCCTACCAGAACCACAGCAGTCGTTATGTCAGACAACACTGTCAATGTGCGCGTACGCAGGCACCGGTGACGTGCTCGTCGTACAACAGATGCTGCACATCTGCTCCAAACATTACGAGACTGAT AATGAACAAGCATCCACTGAAGATACAGCGTTTAAGAAGCAAGATAAGAAAGAGAACAAAGAAAGCACTAGCAGTGGTAGCGGTTCAGCAAGTAGCTCCAAGGATGATAAGAACAAGA GCAAGTCAAAAGACAGTAAGAGCAAAGAAAAAGAGAAGGAGCGTGAAGCAAACAAGGAGTTATCGTCAGTTCAGGCGGTTGCTACCCTGGGAGTGGCAGTTATCGCTTTCGCGGAAGAAACTGGCGCCGAAATGTGCACTAGGATATTTGGACAGCTG GGCCGTTACGGAGAGCCAGCAGTTCGACGCGCAGTGCCACTCGCTATCGCCTTGTGTTCTGTGTCAAACCCACAGTTATCGGTGATCGATGTACTTAACAAGTACTCACACGACTCTGACAATGACGTCGCCTATAACGCGATATTCGCAATGGGACTTGTTGGAGCTGGTACCAACAATGCCAG ACTGGCAACAATGCTCCGCGCCCTGGCTTTATACCACAGCAAGTCGCCCGTGCATTTATTCATGGTGCGACTTGCTCAAGGTCTGTGCCACGCAGGCAAAGGTACAGTGACATTGAGTCCAGCACATGCGGATCGCCGTCTCGTCAACCAGCCAGCACTTGCTGGTCTTCTTGTTGTGCTAACAGCGCTTCTCGACTGCAAAAAta ttatccTTGGCAAGTCACATTACTTGCTCTTTGTTCTGGCTACTGCAATGCAGCCCCGGTGGTTAGTTACATTAGATGAGAATCTTCAGCCCTTGAATGTCAGTGTTCGTGTTGGACAG GCTGTTGATGTTATTGGAAAAGCTGGTACACCCAAAACCATAGCAGGATCACACACTCATACTACACCAGTTCTTTTATCCTTTGGGGAGAGAGCAGAACTTGCAACTGATGAGTACATACCACTATCACCAGTTATGGAAGGTTTTGTAATCCTCAAGAAAAATGAGGATAGCATAATGGCTTCAGTTCAGTAA
- the LOC123710324 gene encoding THO complex subunit 4-like, with amino-acid sequence MVDKIDMALDDIIKAGKKGGRGGSAGRKMDTKRSNRGGGGGFRGNRSGGTLRGRNRGGVSKPTNYSRGDVNSTWKHDMFNEFSTMKIQRGVPISTGPSKLLVSNLDFAVSDSDIQELFSEFGILKSAAVHYDRSGRSLGTADIVFNRKADALKAMKQYNGVPLDGRAMNIQLATSEISSLRPEPRNKPIVGKVFRKNSGNKEGNVRKVNVRGGGGKRGGRGGGIRGKRPVPTAEQLDAELDAYVKEIK; translated from the exons ATGGTTGATAAAATTGATATGGCTTTGGACGACATCATTAAAGCTGGTAAAAAAGGAGGAAGAGGAGGAAGTGCTGGAAGAAAAATGGATACAAAAAGATCCAATCGTGGTGGAGGAGGTGGCTTTCGAGGCAACCGTTCGGGTGGCACTTTGCGTGGCAGAAATCGTGGTGGGGTGTCCAAACCAACAAATTATTCAAGG GGTGATGTTAACAGTACGTGGAAACATGACATGTTCAATGAATTCAGTACCATGAAAATACAGCGAGGTGTACCTATATCAACTGGACCTAGCAAACTGCTTGTTTCCAATTTAGATTTTGCAGTTTCAGACTCGGATATCCAGGAATTGTTTTCAGAGTttggaattttaaaaagtgcaGCAGTGCACTATGATAGATCTGGCAGATCTTTag gTACAGctgatattgtttttaaccGGAAAGCAGATGCATTAAAAGCGATGAAGCAGTACAATGGTGTTCCCCTTGATGGTCGAGCAATGAACATTCAACTAGCAACATCTGAAATTAGCTCATTGAGACCAGAACCTAGAAACAAACCTATAGTAGGAAaagtatttagaaaaaattcTGGGAACAAAG agGGCAATGTTCGCAAAGTAAATGTTCGTGGGGGTGGTGGAAAGCGTGGTGGACGAGGAGGTGGAATAAGAGGAAAGCGGCCAGTACCAACTGCTGAACAACTTGATGCTGAGTTAGATGCATATGTAAAAGAAATCAAGTGA
- the LOC123710069 gene encoding PRKR-interacting protein 1 homolog has protein sequence MDVKDGANEEKKPIVVKDATDLQRLRLEKLMKNPEKPVLIPERRKDKSLAPPPDFVRNVMGSSAGAGSGEFHVYRHLRRKEYARQKFIQEKSEKEKLDDAYHNRIEENKRKAEERTAKKRAKRLKRKQKAKIKAEQLKTNITDDKSSQSNSDSDHSEKDLGPKSKQKTVNITEPNINNVKSDCENGNDHSL, from the exons atggATGTCAAAGACGGCGCAAACGAGGAAAAGAAACCAATTGTTGTTAAAGATGCTACAGATTTACAAAGACTTCGCCTTGAAAAACTAATGAAAAACCCG gAGAAGCCAGTTTTGATACCAGAGAGACGTAAGGATAAATCACTTGCTCCACCACCTGACTTTGTTCGCAATGTAATGGGTTCTAGTGCCGGCGCGGGTTCGGGGGAATTTCATGTGTATAGACACCTTAGACGAAAGGAGTATGCACGTCAAAAATTCATACAAGAAAAAAGTGAAAAG gaAAAGCTTGATGATGCATATCACAATAGAATAGAGGAAAATAAACGTAAAGCAGAGGAAAGAACTGCCAAAAAGAGAGCTAAAAggttaaaaagaaaacaaaaagctAAAATAAAAGCTGAACAactgaaaacaaatattactgATGACAAATCTTCCCAATCTAATAGTGATAGTGATCATTCAGAAAAAGATCTTGGACCCaagtcaaaacaaaaaactgttaatattaCAGaacctaatattaataatgtgaaAAGTGATTGTGAAAATGGCAATGATCACTCTttgtaa
- the LOC123709984 gene encoding uncharacterized protein LOC123709984, whose amino-acid sequence MSENKLQLRLVTHMCPTHPVELYELIAELLEESLNCFTVLQYESRSPGPVPSRPDPFQQNYIDIGFMTAAAYMKMKKDNKFIELLPVTPVFAHQMNVENKPGYFSDIIIHSDKKAHNVNTLLDLRGCTFAYSNENSLSGSKIVLKTLREKGENASFFGSLLKSGSHLASARMVLSKQAEWAAVDSTTLLNCKNDMHDGGKEIITLETLGRLPPYPIVVNSRLSETIKDSITKALLNITKISEWKNRFTKFGIIKFENNSDKCYDGPAAQMWSIQKETLNIRYY is encoded by the exons ATGTCCGAGAATAAACTTCAACTACGTTTAGTTACTCATATGTGTCCAACTCATCCAGTTGAACTATACGAGTTAATTGCAGAATTGTTAGAAGAATCGTTGAATTGCTTTACTGTTTTGCAATATGAAAGCCGCAGCCCCGGTCCAGTACCCAGTCGACCAGACCCATTTCAACAGAACTATATTGATATTG GGTTCATGACGGCCGCTGCCTATATGAAAATGAAGAAGGACAACAAGTTTATTGAACTGCTGCCAGTAACGCCAGTGTTCGCTCATCAAATGAATGTGGAAAATAAGCCCGGGTACTTCTCAGATATCATTATTCATAGCGATAAGAA GGCCCACAACGTAAATACCTTGCTCGATCTACGCGGTTGTACTTTTGCGTATAGCAACGAAAACTCACTGAGTGGAAGCAAAATAGTTCTTAAAACTCTGAGAGAAAAGGGCGAAAATGCATCTTTCTTTGGCTCATTACTAA AATCTGGATCACATTTGGCCTCTGCTCGAATGGTATTATCTAAGCAAGCGGAATGGGCGGCAGTTGATTCAACCACTCTCCTCAACTGTAAAAATGATATGCATGACGGCggaaaagaaataattactttGGAAACCCTGGGTCGTCTTCCGCCTTATCCAATAGTAGTTAATTCTAGGCTATCAG AAACTATCAAGGATTCCATTACCAAAGCATTgttaaacataacaaaaatttctGAGTGGAAAAATAGATTCACcaaatttggaataataaaatttgaaaacaatAGTGATAAATGCTATGACGGGCCGGCTGCACAGATGTGGTCCATCCAGAAAGAGACGCTCAACATTAGATATTATTAG